The DNA sequence ATTAGCAAGCAACACCGTAACAATGTTACCcctgcaactctttaaaacacaacacatagggcaaaccgaaatgttctgaagtgtgcataCATTTCTAGGGTCATATGGTTTCTGCGGAAACGTGAACAGGATGGCGgagtccattcataaaaacggaatttactctATATTGTGGAATGCCACGGAAATCGtcaatttttggatgaataaaaagaaggtctgtcacttaattcgaATCGCGATATAAACTAGTGTATGTGGATATTAAAAGGCAAAAAGacgttttaaatatgaatcctgcatttTCTGTTAGCCTCGGTATGTATGAATGGCAGAGACTAGGGCTGTGATGGTGGAAGATTTTTACGGCCGCGGTGGTAGTCAGCAGTCACTTGGATAAGTCTTTGGACCAACTACCACCGGTGGCGCGttgttgtgtatatttatgtattttagggGTGGCACAGTACATGTATTTGTACCAAACCGTCACGGTACAGACATCTCAGTTCGGTGCATGAGGTCTAACGAcaaatacaggcaattcacccccaatccagaaggggatGCCTGCAGTAATGCAGTGCTGTTTGATAACTGCCAGCAGAAGAATTgtgcacttgaaaacaaagcccactagatagtgaccatgtgctgattctgaatgcgTCTCTcactgacaaaggagtatattttaaaggcttgcacactcaactgtttgctaaatggagctttgtgctcgtgtagcCTACCGCTCtcatttggcacaaatccaaatattccataataattccatatttgcgatgtaacatatctgaatgctaaactattatttattatgtaaattataggctttgtacttcagtcgcgttccaacggtgagaCAGAGGCGTGCgtgctgatgtttggctcactgtattttattctgataaagtaccaactgcgctgtcaagttagcaatgctggaactgatgtgtgtgtgtgtgtgtgtgctccggcgcaatcacttcaactgtttccttataccagcagaatcaactttaaacacttattgtcttattaataatcactgtataaaggtcagcttttatttgtgtacactcacaatgaaaacaaaacagattttatatatgtagcatgtaataatatttagtattttcacatctagatggaaaaattagtcatttgcactactgtctgttcaaaataaatgaaaagaaaccgaacatagatttcttttttttcccctgttgtaccgaaatcgtatcgacccccgaaccgaggtacttaccgaaccgtgacatctgtgtaccatGCCACCCGTAATATATACAATtctgaaatacaaaaataaataaataaggctcAATCATCTATTAACAAATGTGCGTGTTTATTTTGCAAAGCCtgcaaaacactaaaataaatttcaaagaaataatacagttaaataGGAAAGTAGCCTTAAATAAGAAAGTTAAATAGCCTACACCCTGTCTACCTCACGCGAGCGGTGCGGCGataactcattataatcagtgatgctgtctacactagATGCGGCGTGATACGACACGACAAATCCCTCACAGTAAACTGCCTCGTCCTATTTATGACGTACTAACACAAAGGTCAAATGTCCTGTGTAGACAGACTCAACCTGTTGTGTTGTGACGCGGCGTCCGGTTTAGACACGGTTCACTGTTCCACCACCAACCAAGCGGGTGCGTCTGCACACGCTCTCTGTGGAATAGGAACACACATTTCTTGTTAGATTCTTCCATTTACCGCTGTCTCGTTCGTATTTGGCCAGTTTAGAGAAAGCCTCACCAATACAAACCTGACCAGCCGGGCGTTTGCGATCACGTGAACTTGAAGACACTTGTACAAACGTGGATGGGTGACATGAATGGAAATGATTCCAGATCGGTGATGTAGTATTTGGTTTGCCAACAAGGTCCATCGCTCATCACGAAATAAATTTGCTGAATGCAGATTAAAACCATTCAGTTTAATCACctttctatattaatgcgctgctttaattgatgcgcgtgcgcgcacacacacacaccactcgcACACAGAGATCTGAGATCAAAGTAACATTCAGAAACTCATAAACTTCTTGTCAGCTCATAAAATtctcacatctctctctctcactctcactctcaaaATGgccatatttgagaaaaaaatattcaagtAGTTTGCATCACTGGATATAGCTGTCAgtcatttaacatttctatcTAAAACAGTTGactaatattaaatgatttgcaGCATGTCCAATATCTGTCCATTTACAGCGCGAGCCACAATATAGCCTTTCTTTAGAGTTCAACTGCGAAGTGCAGGGATTGACATCCAAAAATCAGAGCTCATCAGTGATACACTAGAACCAGAGTCAATTAGGATAGGAACCTCGATGCCCTCAATTGTGCCTTTCACATATGATACCAGAGGTCAGTGTTTGTGTCCAATAAGGTTGTGTCATCAGGTTTCGTGCCCCTGTGTAATACAGCTGGTGTTTGGGCCGCAACATCAGCTATAGCCAGTGCCACGTTAAGCCTTTGCGGGACCCTGGGCTAATGCACACCTGTTTCCAATCACAAAAACCGGAGTGAGAAAAAGAACTCGCAGACTACCCAAATAATTGACAAAAGAAGCAATACATGTTTCCAGTTGAAGGAGAATAAACCATTCTCTTTGCACAGCTTCACCATTACGCAGTGAGCAAGTGAACAAGGTTTTGCTTGAACACCTCTCCTGGTTTTTGTAAAACCGCTCTGATGCATCGAATGGTGCATCTTTATTTTGACATAACAGGGATGCTGTCACTCCCTTACTAACCCAGTAACAATGCAATTCCTCAGTGACAGCAGGGCCCAACAAGCAACATCAGTGGATGGAATATGTTCTGTAATCGGAGAAAACTGCTGGCCTGTATCATCATCACCTGATTCAGAAGTTCTAGCCCAAGGAGGGGGTATATTTGGCCTCCCTAAAGTGGGCGAGGACAAGGATGTATCGATAGATTCGCAGAGCTCTGCGGGCACAGCTGATGCTGTAGCTGTTAGGGTATTAGTCTTGTTGTCTTTTCTTATGTCAGCACTGTCAACTTCTATGGGTtcttctggattttttttaaagaaagtctTTCTTCAAATGAAGAGTTTCTTCATTtctcagttgttgtttttttgttgctgCGCTTTTCTCTTTTTAGCACCACTGTCatattttcttacattttcGTTCGACATGTTGATGTGACGATGTCCTGTATATCTACTGCGTGTCCGCTGTGACTGTTGTTTTGGGTGTGTGAGAAGATGCTCTACGTAGCTACGCATAATTACTTAgatcaaaacatgttttaattgCAAAAGAGAATTGTCTCAGGGCCCCCTAGTGTTTGGGGCCCTGGGCTGCAGCCCATGTTGCCCATGTTGCCCATTGGGATAACACGGCCCTGGCTATAGCCCGTTTCCCGACTCGTAATTCCTCTCCTCATCACCAGGGGTCATGAAGCACACTCCCTGTCTCCGCATGCTGGGGCTGGGGGAGGGCCGGTTAGCACGCCTCATAGGACTACGAGTCGAATTGTGGTCCTTAGGACTATTAATAATACAACCATTACTGACAGCAGCACTGTCCTGACTCACGAGACAGGGAGTGCGCTCTACTCCACTCATCTCTGCCACTCTGActcactctctctttcagtCTGTCATTCTCGTCAGTTAAGGGTGTCTTTCTCATCGGTTAAGGGCGACTTTCATGTCTCTCACCTCGTTAGTTAACTTAACAATTGCTTTGTACAGTCCACCAATGTCCAACACAGAGTTCACACTGGCCCCAGCCTGTTGGCCGTCAAATTACGCTCAAATTATTAGCAGTCACATATCCCACATCCATCACATTTCTTGCGTTCTCACACCGACCTGCGATTGTTACGGCTTCCTCCATGTCTGTCGCTCCCTGCTCATAACATTTTGTCCTCAGCACTAGATCCAGACCCTCCGCGAAACTTTTCCTCTCTCTGGGCTCTGTCGCCGTACTCTGGGAAAGCCTCATCCACTTGCCGGCTTATTTCTGCTGCATACACCTCTAGACTCTTCCGTGCTACGCGAGGGCAGGCAAATAAGCTGGACCTGAATCGCTCCATGAACTGTCCAAAAGCTTCTTTTAACTTCTTTTTTACTTTGTCATAGTCCGATTTAACAGGATCAGGGAGACTGTCCCATAGAGAAAAAGCTGCGTTGTTTAAACGTGTGTGTAAAATCCTTGTCAGTTCATAGTTGTATGAAGCGGCTCCATTCCCTTCAGTAAGCGCTTTGAAAGCAACTTCAAATTGTCTCGCCCATTACACAAAACTTTGTTTCTCCTCCCTGGAGAATGGAGGTGGCAATTCAATTCGCACGCTCCTATTGTCTCTGTCACGGTCCCGCAAAATACTAAAACTGTCTTCCTCCTTGAACCACATACTGACGATACGTAGACCACACGTGCTACTAActataaacttttgaatttaTGCTAACTAATTTAACACCCGTCGGAACACTTTACAAAACTAACTAAACTCACCCAGAAAAAAACAGCTGCCACCAAGGAGCTCATGCCTCAGGTTGGTCTAAACacttttcaaataataaaataaagaaagcgAAACTCAGGTATTATATAAACAATGTACTTTTTATTCTTCTTAACTCCAAAGAAACTCACATGGCACAACTGGGCGTTATCGTTATCATGTGTTGCCCAAACCTTGCCTACGGCAAGCCCCGAGGGACAGAAAagcaatacacacacaaacgcaaTCCTACAGACTTAAAATCAACTTCAAAATTGATCTGTTACATTAGTAAACTCATGTAGgtaatagtgaatgagggtgtatGGTGTGATTTGAAACAGCCTCTGAGTGTCTATTCTGAGCGCTGTTAATTCACATTCCTCAGAAGGCTACTTTcttgaaaacaaatattacccagaatgcattgttttctatctgttttcagaatatggttgttgttttttttacagcaattatTTACAAGGAAGTTTTACAATTACAAATTACAACTACATGTTCCTGTTTGGGGATGTGTTCATTCCAGTATTGGTTATACTTGGGGTGGGTAAACAtccatcttgttttttttttcctttcagattgatatttatatgcaaGTCCTCTTGTTGCCAGTGAGCTGCAAACCATAATCAGGCAACAATTTATGCCAATAACCAACAAGTAAGTTGTCTTATTTATCCTCGAAGCAGAGATGGGACCAAGTCATttctttcaagtcacaagcaagtctcgagtcaaataCCAAGTCTTCAAATTTTGGActcgagtccaagtcaagtcaagtctcgagtcatgtGACTTGAGTCCACAACTCTGCTaaatagtgttaaagtaacgctgaagcagagttaaagttagtgacataattaagtgactaattaaatgatgacaacaaacagcatcactgaagaaaagagaaacacaagaactgcaactgacttcagccacagccttgcATGAAATcaactgggggaaaaaaacaacaacaataaatctCTAAAGATCCGATTACAccactccacaaacagcatcaccagcttaactcattactaaccagcagaggtgtaaagtccatgggtcagaaagtaaaagtcctgccatatatttattccacccatgaattCATCCAGCTGATTTCAGCAGAGGTGGAATCAAGTCATTCCTTTCGAGTCACAagcaagtcaaatcccaagtcctcatcAGCATCattgaagaaaagagaaacaaccTCAACCTCCACAACAACATCTGacttcaaaaaacaaacaaacaaacaaacaaacaaacacgttGCCACCATAATTGTGGTCaaggtttgctttagttgggctcttgagccTTTTAGTAATTCAAAGTCATTTGTTtctaagcaattgcaatattgttttacagcaaacatttgtgcattgctgAGTCAAACCATGAAGTAGCAGATTAGTTTACACTTTCTACTTATAACTCATTTGATTGAACATCATGAAGTGGTCTCTCTCTTTGGTTTACTGACTTACATTCAGCTATTACAAAACtgcgagagaaaaaaaaaaaaaagtcctattAAACAAATTTGCTTTATTGGTGacaaaaattattcataatgcagtgcatgatgggagtttttactatggtgttgCGCAgtatgcattgcagcatgaagcattttgttgattatcaccattgttgagattcatatgctggttcttgatatctgtgtgtgtctaaagaGTACTggatttcaaatatttatatgcattatgTAGCTTTAAAATGAATTCCCTATGACTATTATATCATCACTTTGCTTGCATGTTGTAGTTTCATAGGATTATTATTGGCTGAAGTCAGTTATAGTTCttgtactttgatgtcatatcATGCGCAGCTTCGCTTCAAGTCGAACGTGCCTGTTGTGGACTGGAGTCACATGACTCAAGACTTGCCTCGGACTCGAGTCCCAaatttgaggacttgggatttgacttcagacttgcttgtgacttcaAAGCAGTGACTTGTTCCCACCTCTGCCTTGAAGTGTGAATCcttataaattatattgttcAATCAAAATCTagcatgacaatcgcatgctTGAAAGATAGTTGAATCTAAAAGCTGTTTAGATGAAAATGATTAATAGTCACCCTGATAGTAAGCAACCATtgaatcaatgttaaaaatagtttgtcatgttaattgcattaaatcAAAATCACTTTTACACCtgcaaataatgttgaaaaattgTTGACATTTCAACAAACCACCATTATTGTGACCAGTGTTTGCTTAGATGGGCTCTTGACTCTTGTACTTTAATGTTAGGTTTTCATtgtcttttgtaacaatgtactAGAATACATTTGTTGAGGCAATGAAAACTAAGATCCATTGGGATCAGGTGATGGGGACTGTAATCGTTGAGGTTATTTAAAGTGCTCCTATTATGGATTCTGAaaagttcatattttggttttgggagtccccaacaacaggttgacatgcatgcaaggtcaaaaaacactttcattgtcttataatatgcatttatttttatcttactTGCTCAACCGATTCACTGAacgattaatttttccaaaccaGTCCTTTGTGTGACGATAATCTGCGGTGATTTGTTGGATTGGTTTCATTcgtgcctgtaatgcctgattaAGCTGCCtttgtgagcgcagtgctgcttttTGTACATCGTTACCAGGGAAAACGCTATTTTTACACCACCAAGAgctgcacctagtggcaaagaattaATTTGCATCTTTATTCAGACCAAcacgaaaagaccaacaagtgggcgggcaatatgctaatgtttcatgttgacatcaacatgaaacggcttgggattcgttttaaaaacgacttgtTTCAAtaattcagagtcgactctttcttttgagagacaatagcTTGATATATGGTgtactttcagatttaaaatttagcaggatgttttcattcacttagagctgtgttacacactgcatgacagataattttcaaaaatccataagaGGAGCACTTTAAATCATTGTTCACAAGTGTGTTGGGTTATTTATGTGTGAAATTAAAGCAGCGGtatggttattatatttctatGAATTAACAGAAAATACAAACGAATGATTAATTTGCTGACTCAATtagacatcaagaatcaacGTATGAaactcaacaatggtgacaaatcaacaaagtaacattttatgctaaaaatgcaTGCTGGGCATCAACATAGTACAAGACTCATTAatgactcccagcatgcattgcagttGATATGTTCATCTGAATTAGTTTgatgattgtcaccattgttgaggctTGTATGATGAGTGTTGATGTCTAAGTGTGTCAGCAAATCTTCTGTACATTTTGCCACAGTATCTTTGTATTTGTGAAATAGAACATTTACATCAGTAATGAAAATCACCTTCAACATTTAGTAATATTTGTAAACTTTATTACAGCTTAACACCCATCACATAAAGTAATCTACTCcaacttaaatttaaaacatcTCTTTCTTTATTAATGCactattgtttatatttaaacacTACGGTAAGCACTGAAAGAGAATCAGCTTCATGAAAATCAAGAGCCCaattaaagcaaacactgatcacaATAATGGTGGTTTGTTGAAATTTCAACATTAATTGCgggtgcaaatgtgatattaattCAATGTCATTAACATTGACAAATCAACTATTTTGAACATTGATTCAATGGTTTTCACCTGCTCTCTTGCTATCTGGGCACTGTGTGAAATATGTGAACATTTGTCCTAAACagtattttaactgtaaaaagtGTTAACCTGCAATTGTTACCCTGAAGAGCTATTGTATTTAAcccataaaataaagttttgatggtataaattgtgagagaaaaatgcattattagaatatattataaaaattattttaatttaaactgaaaaaaagcagaacattttatcttttaattacCTACATATGTTATCAGATCAAATTAAAGGCAACAGGCAAGAGGAGCAGCATGGATCAACCTCCTCCAAGTAAGTACTGAATAATTCATGCTATTATTCtacatccatccattcattcatctgTTCAAATCTCTCATATTTTTTAGTGTCAGAAGTGAACATTATGCTGTTGGGAATGACTGGAGCAGGAAAGAGTGCGTCAGGAAACACCATCCTGGGTGGagacagaaaaacatttaaagaagGTTTTTCTCCTGTGGATGTAACCAGGGTCTATCAATCAGAACAAATAGATGTGGATGGACAAACAATCACTGTGTTCGACACTGTAGGACTATCCAATACAGCAGTAAAGCAGATTGCAGATGCTCAAACTGAAATAGAGAAGATATTACAGAATACATGTGATCATATTGATGTGTTTCTGCTGGTGATCAAACTAGGTGTGGTTATAACTGAGGTAGAGAGAAATGCTGTGCAGTGGTTCCAGGAAAATTTAGGAGCAAAGGCATTACAACACACGATAGTGCTCTTTACTCATGGAGATCAGTTACAGGAGCCAATTGAAGATTATCTGAGTAAATGTGAAACACTGCGAGTATTAGTTGATAAGTGTTCAGGAggatttcatgtttttaataacaGAGATATAGATCGATTTCAGGTTGCTGACCTTCTGAACAAGATAAATAGACTGAGGGTGATGAATGAAAACACAAGATACACTGAGCAGGACTATAAGAAGATTCAAGAAGCAATTATAGAATCAGGAAGAGATATCAGGATAGTTCTAGTGGGTAAAACTGGATCAGGAAAGAGTTCAGCAGGTAACACCATCCTGGGTCATGAGTATAATGGGGCGTATTTTGCAAATGCTGTTTCAGCAGTGTCAGTTACTAAAACCTGTGAAAGTCGTCAAGTACAGACTGGTGACCGGATCATCTCAGTCATTGACACTCCAGGCCTGTTTGATACGGCAATGccagaacaaaaaataaaacaggaaataCTGAGATGTGTCCACATGTCTGTTCCTGGTCCTCATGTGTTTCTGCTCGTGATCAGAGTAGGGAGATTCACAGATGAAGATAAAAATGCTGTGAGATGGATTCAGGAAAACTTTGGAGAAGCAGCTGCTCGTTACACCATCATTCTGTTTACTCATGCTGATGCACTAGAGGAGAAACCATTAGGTGAATTTATTAATGAATGTAATGATTTTAAGACTCTTGTTGCTGAGTGCAGTGGCAGATTTCACTCATTCAACAATAAAGACATGAAGAATCGCTCTCAGGTCAAAAATTTGCTAGAGAAGATTGAGAAGATGGTGGAGAGCAATGGAGGACGGCATTACACTGATGAGATATTTAAAAAAGCCCAAAGAATGAGTGCATGGAAGGCTTTTAAACCAACACTAGTAGCAGTAGGAGGGGGGGCAGTAGTAGTAGGATCACTAGTAGCAGCAGTAGCAGCACTAGAAGCAGCAGGAGGAGCAACAGAAGTAGTAACAAAAGTAGTTGAAGCAGCAAGAGAACCATTCACAGTCGCAGCAACAGCAACAACAGCAGGAACAGCAGCTACAGTAGCAAAGGCAGCAATCTTAGCAGGACGTATGTAAAATTGGGACCATAGGGCACAGTTTAATCTTAATTTCAGTTCTGTAATTCAGGTACTTGAAAGCACAAGCAGATTTAATGAGAATAGCTGGATTAATATAAGATAAATACTTAAGATAAGATAAATGCACATTCCAGAGACCAGATATTTTGAGAGTCTACATAATATTTCAGATTGTAcctgttgtatttttattgtaaaaccTACACTCTTAAAACAGATgtgttaaaaacatcacaatctgTGTTATATCTTAACACATGTGTCTAGTTAAGGACAACACATTTTctgttaattttaattcaacCAGTGTGTTATTCTTCTTAACACAGGTTGATGttcttcaaatatttaaatagtgcACCTTTAAGAATAGCACATCTATGACACAAATTGTGTGATTTATGATAcattagtgtaaaaaaaaacaaaaaaaacagccgGGACCTTCTGAGAATGCTCTTGGGAACATTACATTTATAGAGGGGAAATCCATATACCTGACATGAGTGCATCCACGTCATCCACCAATAAAAAAAGAGGCATGAATTTGGTTAACAGCTTGCGGAGTGATGTAGGCAGCAATGTGATTGGATGATAGTTAACACATATTGTGTTGGACACACTgtgttgtttctctctctctttctttttacaCAAGATCAacttaaaattacacaaaatgtgttaaaatgacCATAACACAAAAAATGTGTTATTGAGAGTGTACAAAttgattctttctttctttctaaattgccttttttaatatataaagaaaatcATTATCAAAATGATTGATCCACAACACAAATCATTGTGTAATGAGAATATTTGGTTCAATCACTGAAACTCAGTAGTGTGatctttcattttaatacttttatcaaTCAGTTAATTGAATAGAAAACAATGTAAGGTTTTGTGATGTTCCTGAGGATCTGAGGATCCTAAAATGCAAACTGTGTGTTTTGCTTCAGGAGAGCAACCATacatttgtgttgtgtttttttatttatatatatatatatatatatatatatatatattagtgctgtcaaaattagcacgTTAAGgcaggcgattaattttttcagtttaacgcttTCAAATTATTTAACGCTGTAAcaattctttctcttttttcttgacaagaagtgcatttattcagtcacaGAATGTCTTTACGAGCACATCAAACAGGAGACATTTCAGACGCGCGCTTCAACTTCACTTCAGCGTCAGGCACGAGTCAAACGAGTGTGGAAACTGTACTGTGCTTCAATACACACAAAGGTGCCGGTGCGCGCATAGCctgtataattttatatcaaatCGCGAAAGAAACTACAAGCGTGCAATGTTAAGAGGTTAAGTCATGAatttaccaaaaaggcgattaaagctgccataaaactgtgcatgcatgtcaTATGTTATATTAAAGAACATGGTTTtgaaaactgtcctggagcatcccagcactgtctccctcatataacacacccgattctactcatcagctcattagaagagaCTGAAATGGGCCAGAAAAGgtagagttgagagaaaatacgatgcgtgtcagatctgCGTCATGTTCAGTAgtggcagctcttaaagaaatagaagccaaaacaacctaataaccagctgctgtgatgtctgttcatcaagaataaaagaaaaaaagaggaaatcaataactttgaGGATTCATCTGTATTaagtttagaatttagtgtttgataactttattcaatttctgtatatttctgctgaggggcacaggtagataaatatgacatttattataatgggtttatgtgaagattgttttgagttcacttaaattagaagttatttttaaagtctaataaatgttaaaattgatagctctcaattatactgtaatgttgaatgctATAATCAAAGGTTAAATATTGGGGGAAACATTTTTAtagggaaatcagtattaattgGTATCAGTGCTGGCcttcagtaataataaaaaaaaaaaaaagatgccattaaacaaatattaaaaatatatactgtcttttatgttgtttgtacattaatttgaagattgaatgtgaaattattgcaacataaaagtatatttaaaaactgtaatgttaggtgggattaatcgcgattaatttcagaaaatgtgcgattaattagtttttttttttatcgattgacagcagtaatatatatatacttcatTTCTTCttcattattcatttacaaTCATTTATCAGTTTATTAttccatttaatcatttataataatcacTATAGTCATTTATATACCCATTTcattgattaattaaatgattagtCATTTatattaccgtattgtcccgaatataagacgaccctgattataagacgacccccctttttccagatgtaccttttggaaaaaggctttttgaaaaccaaatctttttttttttttgtttttttatttgtttgtttttctctctgtaaaacacatttttttcttaaattattttcaaattgcatatttttcctattttaatttttgttttgaaaatatggtaaatactggtaaaatgtaccaacaatgacattaaaaaatatacactttttgatataccattgaaataacaggtagcccatctgaattatataacatttaggctatccatctcatagtagcctaccaaaattttattatcagtagaagtgaaatcttattgtagtcttcaaatgtgggtactgtcttatgttttaaaatcacttacagaggaagtttggtcccatcagactaacatgacagtcacgactttacaacacacattacattac is a window from the Onychostoma macrolepis isolate SWU-2019 chromosome 03, ASM1243209v1, whole genome shotgun sequence genome containing:
- the LOC131537215 gene encoding GTPase IMAP family member 9-like is translated as MNENTRYTEQDYKKIQEAIIESGRDIRIVLVGKTGSGKSSAGNTILGHEYNGAYFANAVSAVSVTKTCESRQVQTGDRIISVIDTPGLFDTAMPEQKIKQEILRCVHMSVPGPHVFLLVIRVGRFTDEDKNAVRWIQENFGEAAARYTIILFTHADALEEKPLGEFINECNDFKTLVAECSGRFHSFNNKDMKNRSQVKNLLEKIEKMVESNGGRHYTDEIFKKAQRMSAWKAFKPTLVAVGGGAVVVGSLVAAVAALEAAGGATEVVTKVVEAAREPFTVAATATTAGTAATVAKAAILAGRM